A segment of the Panicum hallii strain FIL2 chromosome 1, PHallii_v3.1, whole genome shotgun sequence genome:
GCATTTCATCATTCTGATTTCTAAATATACATTATGACAGGATCCGTTCTTGCTAATATCTAGAATATCAGATAGTGGAATGCCTGTTCCAATTTGCAAGACAGAAGTAAGAAAGAATGATCTCAATCCTAGGTGGAAGCCAGTGATTCTGAATCTCCAACAGATTGGAAGTAAGGCATGAGACTATCTTCGTCCTTTTTACTTTTGTACTTCTGTTGATTTTTGCTGTCCAAACCATCTATTCTCAGAACATGTTTTACTCTTTGGCACTTCCGGAGGCAACATTGCACCTTTGAATCAGCAAATAGTGCTGATAGTGCGATATCCAAATCAAAGACAGTTTTTGTTGACTAATGACGAAAGTGTTTGTATCAATCTAATCGTTGTTCTTTCTTATGGTTATATTGTGTTGCAGGAGAACCCTCTAATTATAGAGTGTTTTAACTTCAGTAGCAATGGCAAACATGACCTAGTCGGGTAATTGCCCCTGCTTAACTCGTTCCACTGCCCTTTTTCCATTTTGATTTGTTCTCAAGTATGTTCCATGGTGCCTTAGAGCCTGGGCCATTAATAATACTGTAATTCCAATTTGTTTTCTGATTAGATGCCCTTTGTAATTCGACAGCAAGATAGTCAAATCTGTAGCAGAATTGGAAAACATGTACCATCGGCAGAATGGTGAACATTTTTTTGTTCCAGCCAGCAATGCACATGAATGTCACAGTAAGGAGGTAAAATTTGTTACTTTGGAATATCTTCAACTGTTACGTTATATAAATCGTTTTTCATTCTGATATGCAGGTATTAAAGAGTCAGCTATATGTAGAGAAATATGTCGAGAGCAATAGGCATACTTTTCTAGATTATATTTCTGCTGGGTGCCAGTTGAATTTTATGGTAGGCGTAGATTTCACAGGTATGCAGTAGACATGATAGTGGAAAATTTGCCTTTGCTTGTTTCTGTTTCTCTAGTCATAAGCTCATGCTCGATATATTGTTGTCGATGTTTACCCTTTCTAGCTTCAAATGGAAATCCACGTCTCCCGGATTCCTTGCATTACATTGATCCCTCAGGTCGGCCGAATGTATATCAGAAGGTGAGCAACTGATTGATCCCATTTGTTCTTGTGTTCTGATGACCCTCTGAGACTCTGAGGCTCTGAGCATTTACTGATTTTAAGTTCTTCTATTGCTGGCTTTTGGAAGGCAATACTGGAAATTGGCGATGTTCTACAGTACTATGACCCAGCTAAGCGTTTTCCCTCTTGGGGCTTCGGAGCAAGACCTATTGATGGTCCTGTTTCCCATTGTTTCAACCTGAATGGCAGCACTTATCAACCTGAGGTATTCTGTTTTTTATTTCTACACTCAATGACTCAAATGCTAGTTTTCTTTCTTCAGAATAATTGCTACTTTGTGAAAGCTGATTTAGAACTGCTTTTCTAATTACCATATTTACTTGGAAGTAGATTTGCCACTATATTTATTTTGTAGAAGTAAAGCACATACCATGTCATGTTTCTGAAGGCTTCTTATGCTTGTTGGACCTGTTTACACACAAGCTGATCTTATCAAACTTCTTCAGGTTGACGGAATACAAGGAATTATGTCAGCTTATATCAGTGCACTTCGTAATGTATCATTGGCTGGTCCTACTCTCTTTGGTCAGTTGATTGGCACTGCTATGGCAATAGCTAGCCAATCTCTCGCTGACAATCAACAGAAATACTTTATTTTGTTAATAGTCACTGTATGTATACCTCTGATTCCATCCTCAAAAAATAGCTCTCCATGATTTTCTTCTTAGCTGTCACTATTTTCCAGGATGGTGTGGTAACTGATTTTCAAGAGACTATTGATGCAATCATAAGGGCATCAGATTTTCCCATGTCCATCATTGTTATTGGAGTTGGGGGTGCTGATTTCAAGGAAATGGAGGTAGGATCCAGATAAGTTGTTACAGTTTTTAGATCATTTGTGTATTTATTTTCTTTAGGAGCAAAAATTGAAATGCTTATAAGCAGTTTACTGCCTGCATAGATGCAGCACTATAGGAACTGTAGGAGATAAATTTTCTCTAGGCAGCAACTATAGGAGCCGAGATAACAGAACTTAATGATAAAATTTCAAGCTGTTATTGGCTTCATATAATCAGCACCCAAATACTTTATATCAAGTGATAGTGACAAGATTGATTGATGATGTTTCTGTCTTCGactttctttcttcctcctgtGCCAGCCTAAGCCTGGCCACCACATTGTAATGTTAATATTTGTGCTGTGCAGTTTCTAGATCCTAATAAAGGAGAGAAACTGGAAAGCTCAACCGGAAGGGTTGCATCAAGGGATATGATACAGTTCGCCCCAATGAAGGATGTGCAGGGTATGCATATGGAACAGAATTGGATCTCTCTTTTTTCTTCAATTTCCTCCCTGAAAAGTTGCAAAAATATATTACTATAAAGTATTTCCTCTTATTCCAGATATAAGTCAATGATATCAATAGTCTCTCCAATATGGCACTTTGACTAACACTAGCTATAAAAAATATATTGAAAGAGTTATGCATCGCGGAAGTATTTTTTTTCGCGATGAATCTATTACATCAACCTTATGTTGTCAAATCTAAGGGTTATTGATGGTAAAAGCTGAAAATGTTTGACTTAGGACCAAACATAATGGACTTATATGTGGCAATAGAGGTGACTGATTATTCATTTTGGTCAATTGAAAACAACAGAAATGTTCGCATACAGATAGCCACCAGCAGTATTTTCTTACTGATTTCTTCTGTCGGCCTGCTTATAATCCTGCATTCTCCATCTTTACTTGAGCAAGCAGTCTGATACTTCATCCTTATTTCCAGGCAGCGGGGTGTCGACAGTACAGTCACTTCTTGCTGAGATACCAGGGCAATTCATGACATACATGAGAACAAGAGAAATTCAAACAGTTAGTTAGTACATGATGCGCTCTGTCGGTAGAAGATAAGCCCTCACAATGTTCTTTGTTAATATGTTTTTGTGCACTTGGCATGGATGCGAGATAGATAGTATGGATGCGTTAAGAGGTAGATGAGAGATTCATTTCATGGAGATGCCAACATCAAATCTGTGATCTGAGCTTGGATGGCAGGTGGAGAGGCAAGAACCGCAAGGCCTGCTAATCCGAGAATTGCTGTTTGTGAAGAGACGCTAGGACCTCCACCAGGCACCACCTTAGTTTCATGTCAGAATTTTTACCAAGCTGTATTCTGGTTCGAGTTGGATCCCTAGCCTAGCAATTCGTAATTGGAAAGATGCAACTGTCATCTTTCTCTGTACCTGTTTGTAATATATGACTTTTGGGTTTGAATTTTGTATTACCCTTTTAGGTACGTTGGAATCGGGAGAAACCCTTTGGGATTGTGTATTCGATTTGTCATCAAGTACCGACAGGCTGCTGCATGGCTGTTTTCCTTCATGTGGCTATTGGTgaactgttttttttttttacaaaagtTAAGTAATGGAATGTGTAGGATATGTGGTGGCCTATATATGGTTCTCTCATCTGGTCGCAGTGTTTTCCTGTTCTTTTGAAGTTTGTGGTCCGTGAGGTGTTGGGAGCCTGGAGCAGTCCGCAGTGGTCGGAAATTGGAAGCGACAGTTCCCCGGACATCTTCCAGAAAGGGAGAGCCACACCACATGACTGTTTGTTCCGTTAATTTGCGGCGACAATCTGAGGACAGAGGGTAATCTTCGTGATCGTCACGGGAGTCCTCAAGCTCTCCTCCGCCCTGGAGAACAGAAGTCTCCGGGTGCTTGACGGGACGAGCACACACAACTCCTCGCTGTGTTCGTGACTACTGGTAGGGATGGGTGACGAAGGCACTAGCTAGGCCGAGCGATTGGACATCACTACGAATGATGCCATGCAATGGATGCGCGGGGACCGACCTTTAGGGAACCAACGTATCTGCCTCACCGAGGCGCGGAGATCGATCGGTGATACATGAGCTGGTGGGTGATCTGGGTGAAAGCCCCAGTAGAGTAGTTAATTTGGTTTCAGTGGGCAATCTAATCGGGCAGTGACAGTGAATATCATATGCGCATTTCAACACTGTCAGAAATATGGATGAGAGTCCCAGGTCATTTTGGGCCATTAGGTCGGTCTAAAAGCTTTATAAAGTAAAGCAGATACataattaatttattttaaGAAATGTTCTAGAATAGTATGCCACTGTAATTTATTAGATgatttaaaaaaatataattaGATGACAATCCTAAGTTATGGTCGTGATCTTAAGCTCGACCGGTGCTACGTGACAACTAGGAGGTACTTCAACAGATTTACGAGGACAAATATGGCAATACTTCATTGTCTTTTAGCACAAAACTCGCATATCACTAGTGTAGCAAAAAGGAAGAAATTATAGGGACAAACTTGCCAATATTTTTAATGCTACCTGTTACCCATTAGAAAAATAGTCAGTTTATTATAGCTTACCTGTCACCTATGCTCTACCTCACCTATGTAATCAGAGTGAGAGCATGGGCAACTCACTATGCCGTCTCAGATCATCTCATCCATGTAACTATTTATTAGGGTACCGGACATCGATAGCCCGGCCGGTAAGCTCGAAATCAAGGAGGGTACGGCGCCGAAGTTGGAGTTGTAAGAGTACAGTCCGCGCAACGATTTTGACTCTCAACATACAGTTGAAAACGAAAGGGCGCAATCAGATCCTGCGAAAGCGTGGATGGCCAAACAATCAAACTCCGGTGGGATGCTGGTGCGTTAACGTGGGTTGAATTTGGGCACCGCATCTCTGACCGAGCCTGCGTTGCACTTGCGCGCGCACACACACGCGTGTCTGCTGTCGCCGCTGCAGGAGGTGTTGGGACTGGGCTGCGCCGCCCGTTCAACTTCGACCAGAGAGCGAGAGCCCTGGTGGTCTGACCGCGCTTTTGTCGGTCGGTGCGATCATCTCAGACGATCAAAATAAACGAAATTGTTGAAGGGCCATCTCCTTCCATCCGTGATGGTCATCTCAAGTTACGGTAGGTGCGAACTTGGTTGAAACGATGGAATGGATGGATAGATCCGTGATGAACTTGCCAAGTCACTTTTATTTACTCcatccgttccaaattgtagatcgttttagtaaatttagatatataatttttttatatatctagatatgaatatatatctaaatatatataaaaaattatgtatcttGATTTACCAAAACAATAGAAGGAGCATTtaagaataaaataaaaagggAGCAAGCTAGAACATCACGGCGTGCACACGTGAGGATTGCACTCGAGCTAGGACAGTGTCACACACAACAAAGGCTGAGCCTACGATGTCTTTCCAAATAGAGAGATTTGTCTATGGGACACTAGAAAACCGTAGTTTTGTGTGGAGGACACCGCAATCAATCTGTATTCGTACGGCACACTACAAAACTGCGGCACCTTGTCTGCAACACACCGCAACCTATTTTTGGCATGGATGGTGAGAGAAGTTTTCGTAAATGACGGTCATGACCCTGGTCGACCCGCTTGGTCCGTTGCAGCGAACGGGGTCCGGTACGCGGCAACCCTAGCCTTATCCGCTCACTCCAGCGCCACCCATCGTCAGCTCGCGTCCGCCTTCCCCCTTCTCCATCTATTCCGCCTCCCCTTCTCCATCGCCGTGGGACACTCCCGCCCCCTTCTCCATCACCGTGGGGCACCCCCGCCCCCTTCTCCATCTATTCCGCCTCCCCTTCTCCATCACCGCACCCAGCGACTCCACCCATCCTGCCCCCATCTTTCCTTTCACTGTGGGCAATGGCAGAGGAAGGGGGCAACTCCGGTGCTCGCTTGTCAAGCTTCGGGTCCCCGTCGAAGCTGCGGGTAGGGGGCAACTCTGGTGCTCGCTTGTCAAGCTTCGGGTCCCCGTCGAAGCTGGTAGGGGGCAACTCCGATGCTCGCTTGTCAAGTTTCGGGTCCCCGTCGAAGCCGGTAGGGGGCAACTCCGGTGGTCGTCTTACAAACCTGGGCTCCCCATCAAAGCTGGATCTGTCATGGGTTCCTGACGGGTAAGCATGATTCACCGTTACAGTAGATGTGACGTTTTCTCGCATAATCTGACTAGAATTCCTTTTTCCATTGGGATTAGAATGGATTCTAGCACCGCTTGTAGAGTTTTAATTTGGGTTCCTGGTTTTTGGGGTGGAGAGGGTGCCGATTGGAATGCAACCAGAGATATTATATGGATTCGGGACACTAACGTTGTACGTTGGATTGATTTCTATTCTGACTTGTGTGAGAAAGTTAAGGTTCATGCCGATCAGAAGGTATCCATCACTTATTGGGACAAGAATGAAAGGGTGTACAAGGAAATAGAGTCCGATTTAACTTTAATGTCTGCATTTGGCATGTATTGGGATATTAGGAGGCTACCTCTCTGTTGCAGTGTCGTAGAACCTGTCAAACAATCTAAACCATCGAGTGCTAACACTGAAGTGGACTAAAGAGCTAACAATCCGCCAGAGCAACCTGATGAACAGTCTCACGAAGAACCTAACAAAGAACCTGAACTATCGAGTGGTAACACTGAAGTGGACCAAAGTGCTAACAATCTGTCAGAGCAACCTGATGAACAGTCTCACAAAGAACCTGACAAAGAACCTGATCCATTGAGTGCTAACTCAGAGCCAGAAAATATGTGGGGAGAGGACGATGAAGTGGAGTATGTTGGTGCAGATGATGAGCAGAAGATGTACAAGGCCATGTTGTTAGATGATGAGCAGAGTGATCCTGAGTTCATTCCTAATTCAGATGAGGAGGATCATGATGATTGTGTTGGAGCTGATGAAAAATCTGAGGATGATGTTCTTGTCACTATAACTGACTTAGATAATCCAAAAATTGCTGTGCGTATTAAATTTGAGAGTGGAGTAATATTTAAGAAGGCTATTTGGCAGTATGGTATTTTACATGAGGTACAAATTGAATCTCATTATAGTGAATCAACTAGGTACAGAGGGTCTTGCAAGGCAAATAAGTGTCTCTGGAAGATACATGCATCACAATTGCCGGATGGAAGAACTTGGTAGGTATTTTATTTGTGTGTGATTATGTTTTCTTGATTCTAGTACTATTCTTGTACTCATATTCATATTGACACTTGAATGCAGATAAAGAAAATGGGAAAGCACTACTGCAGCAGTACAGTCAAATTGGAAAAAAATTGCATGGCAAATCAGTTCTGGGTCAGAGATCAGGTTTTGCCGTTGCTAGCAGAGACTCCCACACTAGGTGCTGCCGCCCTCCTTAAGGAGCTAGAAAAGAAGTATCTGATCAAGCTTTCTTACAATATAGTTTGGAATGGAAGAAAACTAGCACTTGATGAGTTGAATGGGAAATGGGATGATGCATTTGCTCATACATTTGCTTACAAGGCTGAATTAGAGAAGAGATCTCCTGAGAGTGTAGTTGAAATTCAGATAGAGTTGATTGTTCTAAGATGAGGTTCTCAAAGTTTTTTGTTGCTTTCAAGACTTGCATTGATGGATTCTTGACAGGTTGCAGACCGTATCTTGGGATTGACTCAACGGTACTAACAGGCACATGGAAGGGTCAACTAGCTTGTGCAGTGGCAATTGATGGACACAATTGGATGTATCCTGTAGCATATGGATTGTTTGAGTCTGAAACCAAATACAGCTGGAAGTGGTTCATGGAAAACCTGCACAAGGCTACAGGCTCTCCTCCTGGTTTAGTCATCTCAACTGATGCTGGGAAAGGTATCGACCATGCAGTTACTAATGTATTTAGCAATGGGGTTGAGCACCGGGAATGCATGAAGCATTTGTGGAAGATTTCCAGTGCAGATTTCGTGGAGAAGTATTTCAGAGAAACCTTTGGCCCGCTTCAAGGGCATATAGAAAGACAGTTCATCTGAGGCATTACAATGAAATAAAAGCAGCATGTCCTGCAGCAATAAAGTGGATTGAAGATACTCACAAGCATGTGTGGGCCAGATGCCATTTCTCAACAACAAGCAAGTGTGATTATGTCACTAATAATACAGTAGAAGTTTTTAATAATTAGATTAAAGATCTCAAGTCTCTACCACCAATTGAGTTCCTAGATGCCATCAGGCTGAAGATTTTTGACAAGTTTTATGTCAGAAGGAAGCTTGCTGACAAGTTAAACGGTAAAGTGCTCCCATCTTTTATGAAACAACTATATGCAGATAGTAGAGGACTTATTGGCTATGTTGTCCACAAGGGTACACAACTCACAGCAGAGATTAGTGGTGTGCACAAGAATCTTACTCCATGGAAACACAATGTTGATTTAGCTAAGAAGGAGTGCAGCTGCAACAAATGGTCATTAACTGGTTTGCCTTGCACTCATGCACTCTGTGGTATAGGTGGTTACAGAAATTTAGAGATTGCTGATTTTGTGGACAAATTTTATTCTACGAAAAAATTCAAAGCTGCTTATGCTGGGAACATACCTACAATGACAGATAAAAGTGAGTGGGAACAGGTTGATGTTGGTTACAAGTTGAGCCCTCCAATACTTAACAGATCTGCTGGTAGACCAAGGACAAGAAGGTTCAAGGGGTTTGAGGAAGGTGGTACAGGGAAGAAGATGCACAGATGCAAGAGGTGTGATCAATTTGGACACCAACAGAGAAACTTGTAATGAACCAGTGTATGACTCTGATGCACCACCACCGGCTCCTCCAAAGGCTAAAAGGGTCGGGAACAAGAAAAAAGAGGTAGTGACAGCAGAACCATGAGGTCAACTTTTGATGCTAgaagcaccaccaccaccaccctcccCTTCTTTCAACAGTCCTGGTGCACTAACAAGAGGGTAAGTAATATTCTGTCTAGTTTGTTCTTTATTACATACTTCATTACATACTACATGTTCTTGTCCTTTAACAATTGTAACAGTCGGAAAAGAGCATTTAAGGAGGAGGGCAAACCTTCACCAACCAATTCGAGTGGACACCAAAATGTAGTAGTGCACAAGGATAAGAAATGCAAGAGAGGAAAtcagaagaaagatggaagcaAGCAGTTTACCCAGCCTGTGAGCTTGGTTAAAGACCTGTGTTATTTCTATGTACTTTGCTATCTATGGTTCAGAACAACGTTCTCTAGGTTTAGACCTTTATTATCTGCGGGTCAGAAAATTTACCTATGCTATCTATACGTGTGATGACTATGTATTGTGACGACTGTGTGTCATGACTATATTATCTTTGCTATCTATGGGTCAGAACATTGTTCATTCAACCTGTTTTTAGACAGACATAACTTAACAATCTTCTCATACATTTCATTCCATTCAACCAGCAATGACAACATAACATACATTTCACTTCCACAGCACCAGTGCCACTATCACAGCTAAAATAAACAAAAGTACATTGAAAGCTTGTTGGTTCATTACAGCAATCTGTTGTCTCAAATCTTTAACCTCTTCTTGCAGCTGATTAACCTTCATCTCTGTCTTTATGCCAACCCGGACATCAGGATCATGCTGACGATGGCCAATGTCGAAATCTGCCAGGAAACCATTATCACCCAAATACTCCATGTATTCCTCTTCCCACATGAAGAACTTACACTCTATTGGCAACTACAAAGTGGAGGAAACAAAACTCATATTAGAACAGAAACTAGAACATAAGGATCGACATCTAAAAACACGAACCAAAACTTCATGAGTACTCAAGCATCATACCCTCGCATCCTTGAAGCACCGGTAGAACCTTCGGCCTGGGTTGTTGGCTGTGTTTGAGGTGCGCGCAACTAACCTCAGATTGGGGTGGTGTGGGCACTGAATCAACGGCAAGTGGGGGATCCGAACGCTCGTAGCCGACCTGCTCTGGGAGACAAGGTAGCCCGACAAGTGGCCTCCATCATTTGCGCCGTCGATAGAGATGAGGGAGCCCGCAGTGGGGTACTTCCTGATGGAGAGGAGATGATTCAGGCCGCCAGCCAGGTGGTTCTCGACGTGGAAGAGACGAGGCCGTGCGCCGTCAATGGAGACGAGGGAGCCCGTAGTGGGGTACTTCCTGACGGAGAGGAGACGATTCAGGCCGCCAGCCAGGTGGTTCTCGACGTGGGAGAGACGAGGCCGCCGGCGAGATCCGTTGTCGACGTGGAGGAGACGAGGCAGCCGATGAGATCTTGGGTCCACGGAGAGGAGAAGAGGCAGCCGGCGAGATCCGTTCTGAGCTAAACGGAGCGGTCGGGCCATGGTGAAAAGGCAACGAAGGAAGGGCAAAATTATCTTTTGACTCACCATCCATGCCAAAAATAGGTTGCGGTGTGTTGCAGACAAGGTGCCGCAGTTTTGTAGCATGCCGTACGAATACAGATCGATTGCGGTATCCTCCACACAAAACCACGGTTTTCTGGTGTCCCACAGACAAATCTCTCTTCCAAATAATACTTTGGCAGCGTTATCATGCCCTAGACAGAACCGTTGAAAACGACACCATCGTCAGTGCTGCCCATGTCATTGTGATCCGTTTTCTAAACAAAGTAAAGGTGCAACGCAAACATCTTGCATCCATGAACATTTTTTAGAGACCGGGTGCGAAGACTCTTGAGATTATAAAGTTACTACAGGTGTTTCCTTATTGACGGGTATTTTATCTACCACTGAGACTCGAACTTGCTACAAGTTCCACCACAGATAATCTAATCGAGTGAAATAAGCTCGATTCACGTCATTAGTTCATGTCATTACATATATTTGATCCATTTGACCATCAGACTGCTAGTATTTGCATAGGTGATGGTGGTCTGGTCTTTGATTTTAATTTGCTCCCTGACGTGTAGTTGAGAGGTTAGTGCCGTGGGGATATTTGAACCTTGTTGTAAGCTATTTTCTCACGAAACTCCGGTGCCTAAAAATAAAATGCTACAGAGTAATAATAATGTGTTATTAAAGTGTTACAAAATAGCTTACAAAAAGGTTAAACATAGTATTTAAGTCATTAACTGAGATCAGAAAAAAGCTTGCAAAATATCAAAGTTATCAAACTTTtgttccgagtcatgatactagCTAGCTATTTTCCTAGTGGTGACATTGAAGTATGCCCCGATGGTATAATACTCCCTCCGTGtcaaattacaattcgtttCGGATTTTTTGATACAAGTTGCATAACAATATATATATCCAGAAAACCtaaaacgaattgtaatttgaGACAGAGGTAGTACCTtgtatttttctattttattaaAGATATTGATGACGTATATACTAAATACACCACTAAGCATGCATACATGCACGTTTCTTATGTACTCCCTCCGTCGCATGAAGAGTGCAATTTTAGTTTTTTTCAAATATATTAGTGGTGGCGTGAAAAGACTCTTATGCCCTTATTTGTTTGCTACGTGCGGTTAGTTTTGACATGCAAATTAAATCTAACCAGTTAATTAGGCAGGTAGTTGAGATCCAATCTCTAGAATTGCACTCTTTCTAGGAGTTTTTTTAAACGCAGGATTATACTTTTTATGGGACGAGGAGAGAGTATGCTAATGCCCCATATATATAGCTATTGGCTAATATATATAGCTTGCTATTTCTGCTACAGCTAGCGGTCGTCGAGACAGTTCTCCCGAACTACTATAGCGTCGTAAACTCCATTACAACCCACTATTTAAAACACCTGTAGATTTTGTACATATCATTTTATGACTAATTATTGTTTTAGTGGTAGATACCATGTTTGTTGATAGTGAGATTTCTATgataatttttttaattttgaaaatctgctgatttagcctctcaaaatttacatttataAATGCAAGTGTGTGCATGCGAGCATATGTATGCGTTTGTAGCTTGTTTGAAAAAAGAGAGTGGCGGATGGCATATCTTTTGCACGTAAGCACCAAATAGCGAAATAGAATCACGTTTCCTTATATTATTTAACTTTCTAATTATTTAATGAAGGATGGCAAGGACAAGGGAACGACCTTTTCAACGCATCGATGCTTTGCTTCCTTCACAAAGCAAACCTCTCGATCTCTTCCGTATCACAGGCACATCGACCACCAGTCTCTGCCTCCTATAGCTCCCGATTAGGTCAGTCAAGTACGCAAGGTGGTGGCGGTGGTCAAACCAAGATCAGAGGGAAAAAGTTTAGAGATCGAAGGTGGAGCATCGGAGGCATGGCGTCAAGCGGCCCCTGCCCGAGCCTGACGATGAGGAGGCTCAACCGGCGGCGTCGCTGTCGCCGGCGTCGGTGCCGACGATCAGTCTAGAGCGCCacttcccgcggcggcggcagcagcagatTGTGCTCGGACGAGGTGGTGGGGCTGGTGTGGGTCACGATGGGTGCTGGTCtgcaccggcgccggcgccgtacCACGTGCAGACCCATCAGCAGCAAGGCGCGTACTACTCCACCATAGCGTACGACGACGTCGGCGCGGGCTCCTCCACCACCTCGTCGCATCAAGCGGGCCACCTggccgccgcagccgtgccGCCGGCGCCCGCTGGATCTCATCAGCAGGCGACGCCGGAAGCtggaactgctgctgctgctgccgccgccgcgggtgGCCAGGCAGTGGAGGTGCAAGAAGAAGAAGGTACTAACTTGTTGATCCAATCCACGAATACCTGCATGCATATGTAATCTAAGGAAGCACCGAAAGATCTTGTGTTTCGCAAATTATCTATGAAAGAACATGGCTAGCAGTAATTTTCAAAATATGTGATCTCCGGTGTTATAGATTGAGTTTTCCCTATAATCTACTAGTATACGTATACCACTAAACAGCTGTGGAGTGTATTGCTAGCTAGCTATCAAATCATCTACTAGGTCCACACATTTATTTAGAGAACTAGATCCACACATGGGTTCGAACTATATGGGAATATAGCCCAAAAATCCAACTAAATATTGGACATATACATGTATAGTAAATAGAGCCCAAAGCTCACTAAAATGGAAAAAACTGAGTGGTCCACCCTAGGTCCGATCTATCATTATCCATGCTTCTTGATCTGATACTCATTCCATCCCATGAAGAATGCAATCCTATAGCATTGAAAAAAGTCCCATAAAAAAATGCAATTCTAGGAATTGGACAACAACTGCCTAATTTAATAGTCAGATTTGATTTGCATGCCAATTTTAGGAAGTCCGGTTAGTTACATGCAGTCAATAAATGGGGGTATAAAGGTTATTTCACACCACCACTGATCTGTCTGAGAAAAATTAGAATTGCACTCTtcatgggacggagggagtacttgCTAAGTACGTGCAATTTCTCCTGAAACCGAATTGATGGAAAAATATCTAGCAATAGTATCTAGATTGGTCAGGGAGTGAGGTTTTCAAAGTTAAGGAGAGTTCCCAAAGTCTGCCAAGCATAGAAGGATTTTT
Coding sequences within it:
- the LOC112891561 gene encoding protein BONZAI 1-like; this translates as MGNCCSDEAGHGGAHPVGPAAAKAASAAADRFLRSRGAGASTQIELSLSASNLGDQEYFPKSNPMVVVYSKRKDGPLEEIGRSEVTLNSLNPSWMTKISVQYQFEVLQPLVFQVFDIDPQLHDVSEKMLKLEEQQFLGEATCLLSEVVTKRDRLLTLKLGVSEHNLPNPSKFGELTVQAEESAGSKAIMEMVFRCSDLEIKDLLTKSDPFLLISRISDSGMPVPICKTEVRKNDLNPRWKPVILNLQQIGSKENPLIIECFNFSSNGKHDLVGKIVKSVAELENMYHRQNGEHFFVPASNAHECHSKEVLKSQLYVEKYVESNRHTFLDYISAGCQLNFMVGVDFTASNGNPRLPDSLHYIDPSGRPNVYQKAILEIGDVLQYYDPAKRFPSWGFGARPIDGPVSHCFNLNGSTYQPEVDGIQGIMSAYISALRNVSLAGPTLFGQLIGTAMAIASQSLADNQQKYFILLIVTDGVVTDFQETIDAIIRASDFPMSIIVIGVGGADFKEMEFLDPNKGEKLESSTGRVASRDMIQFAPMKDVQGSGVSTVQSLLAEIPGQFMTYMRTREIQTIVWMR